The genomic stretch CCGCCGCGGCGCAGGTGCCGCTGACGCCGCGCGCGCTGGGGATGGCCAACGCGTACGTGGCCACCGCCCGCGGCTCCGAGTCGCTCTGGCAGAACCCCGCGAACCTGGCGCTCCCCGGCACGCTGGGGTGGAGCTTCACCATCCCCACCCTTTCCGCCGGCGCCGACGTGCTGGGGCTGGACCTGGGCGAGGTGGTGGACATCGCGCAGTACCGCAAGCAGACGGACGAGCGCAAGCAGCAGATCCTGGCCGACGTGCCCCCGGGCGGCACCGAGGCGCGGGCCGACGTTCGCCTTCCCGCCGTGTCGGGGCAGATCGGGCCGTTCGCGGCCGGGTTCTCGTTCAACACGGTGGCCAGCCACACCATCGACCGCGACTTCGTGGACCTGCTCCTCTTCGGCTTCCAGGCGCAGCCGGGGCGCTACAACATCACCCCGCAGGAAACGCAGGGCTTCCGCGCCAGCTGGTGGGACTTCGCGGTGGGCTACGGGCGCCGCCTTCCCGTGCCTCTTCCCGGCCCGCTGACGGTGGGCGCCACCGCGCACGTGTACATGGGCACCGCGCTGCTGCGCACGGGGATCGTGCGGGTGGACACGGTGCGCAACAACGTGGGCGTCCCGCAGGACCTGCAGGTGACGTACGCGGGGGTGAAGGACCGCGGCGGCGCGGGCGTGGGGCTGGACCTGGGCGCCGCGTACCAGCCGGTGCCGCAGCTCACGCTCTCCGCCGCGGTCAGCAACGTGGTGAACACCTTCAACTTCGGCGGCGGGCGCAGCCAGAAGCAGGTGACGCTCACCAGCGCCGACTACCGCACCGGCGACCTGCAGGGCGTGCTGGACCGCTACGACGCCAGCGAGGCCGAGTACAACGAGGCGAGCGCGTCGGCCAACGTGCGCGCGCTGGCGGCGGACCTGGGCGTGGACACCGACCTGCCGCGCACCCTGCGCGCCGGGGCCGCGCTCGAGCTGCCCTCGCGCACCACGCTCTCGGCCGCGTACCAGGGC from Longimicrobium sp. encodes the following:
- a CDS encoding DUF5723 family protein, whose translation is MKRSVVGTLSAAAALAAVPAAAQVPLTPRALGMANAYVATARGSESLWQNPANLALPGTLGWSFTIPTLSAGADVLGLDLGEVVDIAQYRKQTDERKQQILADVPPGGTEARADVRLPAVSGQIGPFAAGFSFNTVASHTIDRDFVDLLLFGFQAQPGRYNITPQETQGFRASWWDFAVGYGRRLPVPLPGPLTVGATAHVYMGTALLRTGIVRVDTVRNNVGVPQDLQVTYAGVKDRGGAGVGLDLGAAYQPVPQLTLSAAVSNVVNTFNFGGGRSQKQVTLTSADYRTGDLQGVLDRYDASEAEYNEASASANVRALAADLGVDTDLPRTLRAGAALELPSRTTLSAAYQGTLGESRLSGLWEKSLGVGVQQRLAFISARVGASTNLDSGTLLSGGLSLGPLNVALAHITDGSPADADRSGWVASVGFSARGNWRSR